One genomic segment of Panicum virgatum strain AP13 chromosome 2N, P.virgatum_v5, whole genome shotgun sequence includes these proteins:
- the LOC120660371 gene encoding peroxidase 4-like isoform X3 — translation MAAGTSWAQLSTSFYSSSCPGVYDAVKSVMKSAIATEQRMGASTVRLFFHDCFVQGCDASLLLDDTASFQGEKMATPNNGSVRGFEVIDTIKTAVEKVCPGVVSCADILAIAARDSVVILGGPNWDVKVGRRDSTTASFSGANNNIPPPTSGLANLTSLFAAQGLSQKDMVALSGAHTIGQARCTNFRAHVYNDTNIDGTFARTRQSGCPRSSGSGDNNLAPLDLQTPTVFENNYYKNLVCNKGLLHSDQEIFNGGATDAQVQSYINSQSTFFSDFVTGMIKMGDITPLTGSNGQIRKNCRRIN, via the exons ATGGCGGCCGGCACTTCGTGGGCGCAGTTGTCCACCAGCTTCTACTCCTCCTCGTGCCCCGGTGTGTACGACGCCGTCAAGTCGGTGATGAAATCCGCCATCGCCACTGAGCAGCGCATGGGCGCCTCCACCGTCCGCCTCTtcttccacgactgcttcgtcCAA GGCTGCGACGCGTCGCTGCTGCTGGATGACACGGCCAGCTTCCAGGGTGAGAAGATGGCGACACCAAACAACGGCTCCGTGAGAGGCTTCGAGGTCATCGACACCATCAAGACTGCCGTCGAGAAGGTCTGCCCCGGCGTCGTCTCCTGCGCCGACATCCTCGCCATCGCAGCCAGGGACAGCGTCGTCATC CTGGGTGGGCCAAACTGGGACGTGAAGGTCGGGCGGCGGGACTCCACGACGGCGAGCTTCAGCGGCGCCAACAACAACATCCCGCCGCCGACGTCGGGCCTCGCCAACCTCACGTCGCTGTTCGCCGCGCAAGGCCTCTCCCAAAAGGACATGGTCGCGCTTTCTG GAGCTCACACCATTGGCCAAGCACGTTGCACGAACTTCAGAGCTCATGTATACAATGACACTAACATCGATGGCACCTTCGCGAGAACAAGGCAATCAGGCTGCCCTAGAAGCTCAGGTTCAGGGGACAACAATTTGGCGCCTCTGGACCTTCAAACCCCAACAGTCTTTGAGAACAACTACTACAAGAACCTTGTCTGCAACAAGGGCCTTCTACACTCCGACCAGGAGATCTTCAATGGCGGAGCCACTGATGCACAAGTTCAATCATACATTAACAGCCAGAGCACATTCTTCTCGGATTTTGTGACGGGCATGATAAAGATGGGTGACATCACACCATTAACCGGCTCCAATGGGCAGATCAGGAAGAACTGCAGAAGGATAAACTAA
- the LOC120660371 gene encoding peroxidase 4-like isoform X1: MAPASAAAKCSSGIALLLLLALMAAGTSWAQLSTSFYSSSCPGVYDAVKSVMKSAIATEQRMGASTVRLFFHDCFVQGCDASLLLDDTASFQGEKMATPNNGSVRGFEVIDTIKTAVEKVCPGVVSCADILAIAARDSVVILGGPNWDVKVGRRDSTTASFSGANNNIPPPTSGLANLTSLFAAQGLSQKDMVALSGAHTIGQARCTNFRAHVYNDTNIDGTFARTRQSGCPRSSGSGDNNLAPLDLQTPTVFENNYYKNLVCNKGLLHSDQEIFNGGATDAQVQSYINSQSTFFSDFVTGMIKMGDITPLTGSNGQIRKNCRRIN; the protein is encoded by the exons ATGGCTCCAGCATCAGCTGCAGCAAAATGCAGCAGCGGCATCGCTCTGCTCTTGCTCCTAGCGCTAATGGCGGCCGGCACTTCGTGGGCGCAGTTGTCCACCAGCTTCTACTCCTCCTCGTGCCCCGGTGTGTACGACGCCGTCAAGTCGGTGATGAAATCCGCCATCGCCACTGAGCAGCGCATGGGCGCCTCCACCGTCCGCCTCTtcttccacgactgcttcgtcCAA GGCTGCGACGCGTCGCTGCTGCTGGATGACACGGCCAGCTTCCAGGGTGAGAAGATGGCGACACCAAACAACGGCTCCGTGAGAGGCTTCGAGGTCATCGACACCATCAAGACTGCCGTCGAGAAGGTCTGCCCCGGCGTCGTCTCCTGCGCCGACATCCTCGCCATCGCAGCCAGGGACAGCGTCGTCATC CTGGGTGGGCCAAACTGGGACGTGAAGGTCGGGCGGCGGGACTCCACGACGGCGAGCTTCAGCGGCGCCAACAACAACATCCCGCCGCCGACGTCGGGCCTCGCCAACCTCACGTCGCTGTTCGCCGCGCAAGGCCTCTCCCAAAAGGACATGGTCGCGCTTTCTG GAGCTCACACCATTGGCCAAGCACGTTGCACGAACTTCAGAGCTCATGTATACAATGACACTAACATCGATGGCACCTTCGCGAGAACAAGGCAATCAGGCTGCCCTAGAAGCTCAGGTTCAGGGGACAACAATTTGGCGCCTCTGGACCTTCAAACCCCAACAGTCTTTGAGAACAACTACTACAAGAACCTTGTCTGCAACAAGGGCCTTCTACACTCCGACCAGGAGATCTTCAATGGCGGAGCCACTGATGCACAAGTTCAATCATACATTAACAGCCAGAGCACATTCTTCTCGGATTTTGTGACGGGCATGATAAAGATGGGTGACATCACACCATTAACCGGCTCCAATGGGCAGATCAGGAAGAACTGCAGAAGGATAAACTAA
- the LOC120660371 gene encoding peroxidase 4-like isoform X2, protein MNQLDCRRVISCFSTRSPTKQLSTSFYSSSCPGVYDAVKSVMKSAIATEQRMGASTVRLFFHDCFVQGCDASLLLDDTASFQGEKMATPNNGSVRGFEVIDTIKTAVEKVCPGVVSCADILAIAARDSVVILGGPNWDVKVGRRDSTTASFSGANNNIPPPTSGLANLTSLFAAQGLSQKDMVALSGAHTIGQARCTNFRAHVYNDTNIDGTFARTRQSGCPRSSGSGDNNLAPLDLQTPTVFENNYYKNLVCNKGLLHSDQEIFNGGATDAQVQSYINSQSTFFSDFVTGMIKMGDITPLTGSNGQIRKNCRRIN, encoded by the exons ATGAACCAGCTTGATTGCCGGAGGGTCATCAGTTGCTTTTCAACTCGAAGTCCAACAAAGCAG TTGTCCACCAGCTTCTACTCCTCCTCGTGCCCCGGTGTGTACGACGCCGTCAAGTCGGTGATGAAATCCGCCATCGCCACTGAGCAGCGCATGGGCGCCTCCACCGTCCGCCTCTtcttccacgactgcttcgtcCAA GGCTGCGACGCGTCGCTGCTGCTGGATGACACGGCCAGCTTCCAGGGTGAGAAGATGGCGACACCAAACAACGGCTCCGTGAGAGGCTTCGAGGTCATCGACACCATCAAGACTGCCGTCGAGAAGGTCTGCCCCGGCGTCGTCTCCTGCGCCGACATCCTCGCCATCGCAGCCAGGGACAGCGTCGTCATC CTGGGTGGGCCAAACTGGGACGTGAAGGTCGGGCGGCGGGACTCCACGACGGCGAGCTTCAGCGGCGCCAACAACAACATCCCGCCGCCGACGTCGGGCCTCGCCAACCTCACGTCGCTGTTCGCCGCGCAAGGCCTCTCCCAAAAGGACATGGTCGCGCTTTCTG GAGCTCACACCATTGGCCAAGCACGTTGCACGAACTTCAGAGCTCATGTATACAATGACACTAACATCGATGGCACCTTCGCGAGAACAAGGCAATCAGGCTGCCCTAGAAGCTCAGGTTCAGGGGACAACAATTTGGCGCCTCTGGACCTTCAAACCCCAACAGTCTTTGAGAACAACTACTACAAGAACCTTGTCTGCAACAAGGGCCTTCTACACTCCGACCAGGAGATCTTCAATGGCGGAGCCACTGATGCACAAGTTCAATCATACATTAACAGCCAGAGCACATTCTTCTCGGATTTTGTGACGGGCATGATAAAGATGGGTGACATCACACCATTAACCGGCTCCAATGGGCAGATCAGGAAGAACTGCAGAAGGATAAACTAA